CTTCATAAATTTAATCCATAAATAGCATTTACAAGGCTTTGAAGGATCTACCAAACTACATCGATCATGGTGGAGCTCTTGTATATTCTTTCTCGCTCTATATAGTGTCACTTTGGCATTGTTCTCCGTTATCACCAATACCTCCGCAATTTCCGAAAGCGTCAGATTCAAAAATGTTCTCAGAACAAATACAGCTCGCTGTTGTTTAGGCAAGCAACGCATAAATGCCGTTAAACATTTTTCTCTCATTTCATCGACCATCAACCTATTATCGATTGGCTCATCGGGCGATTCTAATCCAGAGAAGAAATCCTCTTCATTCACACCAAGTTCTTGCGTAATAGCTACAACTGGAAGCTTTCTTATCTGTTTATAATTTTTATTACCTTCATTGACCAGGATACGATATAGCCAAGTGGAGAGTTTTGCCTCACCTCTAAACTGCTGAAAATGCTTAATTGCCTTAAGAAAAGCATTCTGCATGGCATCCTCGGCATCATGATGATTTCCGGTCATTCTAAACACAATGCTATACAATTTATCATATTCTTCCTCGTACAACTTCAACAGCTCATTTTGAATTTGCAGTGTTTCTATTATAATCACCTGCCCTTCTGTCCAGTTAATTATAACATATCACCATATTGGCACCAATGGAATTGGTGATTTCAGTACTATGTGGTATGGTGAAACACTGAATTGTCAAATACTATAATGAGGAGCTTTGATTCTATGTTCAAGTTTAACTGATACGATATAAAAAATGATAAAGTCAGCATTAAAAATTCTTAATCATTTTATTGAGATTTCTTTTCCGGAAATTGGGGAGGAGACACTCAGAGAAATCTGAATGATACTAAGAGTTAGAAATTCCAAAGTTGCCAGATACCATTCTTCTAAGATTATTACTTGAAAAAATATGCTAATAAAGAATATACCGCCCATGAAAGCAGAGAAAAGCAATGGACGATTGCTTCTTTTTTTGAAACAGAAGAATGCCGCCATAATATTACCCATGCCAAATAAAACTATTACAATGATGGTAGTGCGCTGGCAGTTTCGGAGGGGTTTGTCAATCACGAACCAAATTCAATCGTTTGTAAATCGATTCATCATGAAACCTTTAGAACAAGGATGTTCGAACTTCTAGTCAGGTAAAAAGGTGCGTGAATATTGACAGCGCAGAAATTAAGCATTGGCGGGAATCAACGAGGGCTAAGCGTTCCCACCGACTTTTTCAACCACAATAATATGAATCCCTGCGCCCTTTATTGTGGAACTGACATTCAGTTCATCTTCAACACTTTCTACACTCACTTGTGCCTGAGGTTCTGTGTTCAGCATGTGAAACCAGGCTTCCGGCAGAGGGGAAGACTTAGGAAACCCCAGCTGAGACATATGCGCAAAGATAGAATTGGCATTTGACAATGCATATTCTGCGATGATATATTGACCGGAAGGAACGGGAATCCGGAAGTCAATGTGAAGCTCATCCTTAAAGGAATTGATGATATCATTTGTTTCGTAGACGCCGGCACTACGCAGGGGAAGATGTTGTATGTCATCGTTATAATGGA
This genomic window from Clostridiales bacterium contains:
- a CDS encoding RNA polymerase sigma factor; the protein is MINWTEGQVIIIETLQIQNELLKLYEEEYDKLYSIVFRMTGNHHDAEDAMQNAFLKAIKHFQQFRGEAKLSTWLYRILVNEGNKNYKQIRKLPVVAITQELGVNEEDFFSGLESPDEPIDNRLMVDEMREKCLTAFMRCLPKQQRAVFVLRTFLNLTLSEIAEVLVITENNAKVTLYRARKNIQELHHDRCSLVDPSKPCKCYLWIKFMKDRNLPMPKGYTDYKDPEMVDEYKQLIRGVLDVYAMYKVGRKIPKVIFIKKLREKVL